A stretch of the Bacteroidales bacterium genome encodes the following:
- the acpS gene encoding holo-ACP synthase: protein MILGTGIDIIEVERVENQISNSKGFKETIFTKREIKYCESKKNKAQHYAARFAAKEAFFKAIGTGWRDGMSFVEIEILNNELGKPEVILHGKTKEFSKKQLINNIHVSLSHIKNLVTAIITLEK, encoded by the coding sequence TTGATTTTAGGAACAGGTATTGACATAATTGAAGTAGAAAGAGTCGAAAATCAGATTTCAAATAGTAAGGGCTTTAAAGAAACTATTTTTACAAAAAGAGAAATTAAATATTGTGAATCAAAAAAGAATAAAGCCCAACATTACGCTGCTCGTTTTGCAGCAAAAGAAGCTTTTTTTAAGGCAATAGGAACAGGTTGGAGAGACGGAATGTCTTTTGTTGAAATAGAAATTTTAAACAACGAACTTGGTAAACCCGAAGTCATTTTACATGGAAAAACAAAGGAATTCAGTAAAAAACAATTAATAAATAATATTCATGTTTCTTTATCACATATAAAAAATTTAGTAACCGCAATTATAACATTAGAAAAATAG